The sequence below is a genomic window from Acidobacteriota bacterium.
AACCGGAGTCGTGATGGGAACGCCCGCGTACATGTCGCCCGAACAGGCGCGCGGCGCGCGAATAGACCACCGCAGTGACATATTTTCATTTGGAGCGGTGCTCTACGAAATGGCGACGGGGCGCTTGCCGTTCCAAGGGAAATCCAAGCCGGAAATGATGAATGCGGTGATCAACCAGCCGCATACACCCGTCAGGGAGTTAAACCGGGATATACCGCCAGAGCTTGCCGCCGTGATTGATCGAGCCTTGTCCAAGGAAGCTGATGAACGCTACCAATCAATCGAGGAGATGGTCGGCGCTTTGCGGTGTGTCGCGCCGCAAAATGGGATTCAGGGTCAGTCGCTGAATTCTTCCGAAGCATTGTCAGAAACAACGGCGCCTTACGCTCTGCCCCGGCAGACATCTGCCGTGCTCTCAAAATACAGGTCCGCTGCCTGGAGTACCGCGCTAGCAGTTGGCATGACACTGGTTGTGTTGGCCTTTGCGATCTATTTCTTGCGATCAAGGCCGGCAGCAACGCTCTCCAAGATCAAAACGCTCGCCGTGCTGCCGTTTAAGCCGCTGGTTGCTGATGACCGCAACGAATCGCTTGAAATGGGTATGGCGGACACTCTGATTGCGAAGCTGAGTAACATAAAAGAGATCAATGTGCGGCCAGTAAGCGCAGTGCGCAAGTACGCAGGGCTTGAGCAGGACGCAGTTGCGGCAGGTAGAGAGCAGAAAGTGGATGTGGTCATTGATGGGCAGATACAGAAGTCGGGCGACAAGATCAGAGTGACCGTCAGGTTGGTTAGAGTGGTAGATGGCGCGCAGATTTGGGCAACCCAATTCGACGAGAAGATGACGGATATATTTCGAGTACAGGATTCTATCTCAGAGCGAGTGGCCGGAGCGCTGGCAGTTAATTTGAGCGGCGAGGAGAAGGAGCAGGTCAGCAAACGTTATACCAGCAACACCGAGGCTTACCAGCTTTATCTGACGGGTCGCTACCACCTTAACCGATTGACAGACGATGGAATTCGGAAAAGCCTGGACTACTTTCAACAAGCGGTCGAGAAAGATCCGAGCTTCGCGATGGCGTACGCCGGAGTGGCAGATTCTTACAATGCACTTGCTGGCTTCAACGTCCTTCCGCCAAAGGACGTCTACCCCAAAGCCAGGTTGGCGGCGGATACGGCCCTGAAGTTGGATGACCTGCTTGCCCAAGCTCACACGTCGCTGGCGATGATCAAACTCGCTTATGACTGGGATTGGCCGGGCGCCGAGAGAGAATTCAAGCGAGCCCTGGAAATCAGCCCGAGTGATTCAGAAGCTCACTATCAGTATGGCTACTATTTAGCTTTTATGGGGCGATTCGATGAAGCGATCGTTGAAATACGTCGGGCACAGGAGCTTGATCCAATTTCGCTGGTAAAGATCACAGGGGTAGGTCAGGCGCTATTCATGGCGCGCCGGTATGACGAGGCCATAGAACAATGCCGAACGGCGCTTGAGATGGATCCGAATCTCGGCTTCGCATACTGGTTGCTGGGCCTCGCTTATATGCAGAAAGGAATGTATGAGCCAGCCATCGTGGCGTTGCAAAAATCAATACCGCTGTCGGGAGACAGTCCCGACGAACCAGCGTCACTTGCGTGCGCTTATGCTCTTTCAGGCAAGACCGGTGAGGCGCGAAAGATCCTGGAGAAGTTGGAGCAGCAAGCAAGGCGCAAGTACATTGCGTCATCCGGGCTCGCCGAAATTTATGGCGCGCTAGGAGAGAAAGACCGGGCCTTTGCATTGCTCGACCAGGCTTACGACGAAAGAGACAACATGATGGTTCTGCTTAAAGTAGAACCCACATTCGATCCGCTTCGGTCAGATCCGCGATTCGCAACCCTGCTGCGGCGAGTAGGCTTCCCACAGTGACCCGAAAAGCCTGCTCGGATGAAGACACTGCCGGTTGATCATTTACCCGTTCTGACCCGCGCCACTGCTGCCTGCCAGCCCTCATAGAACCGCTCTCGCTCGCTCTTCTTCATTTGCGGTTCGAAGCGTTTTTCGACCTGCCATTGTCCTGCAATCTCCTTTTCGCTCTTCCAAAAACCTACGGCCAACCCGGCCAGATAAGCCGCGCCGAGCGCCGTCGTTTCCGTAATCACAGGACGCACGACGGGAATGCCCAGAATATCGGCCTGGAACTGGCACAGAAAATCGTTGCGGGTCGCGCCGCCGTCAACGCGCAGCTCTTTGGCCTTGATGCCGGAATCTTTTTGCATGCATTCGACCACGTCGCGGGTTTGATACGCCATGGCTTCGAGCGCTGCGCGTGCGATGTGCGCTCGTGTTGCTCCACGCGTCAATCCGACAATCGCTCCGCGCGCATTTTGATCCCAGTATGGCGCGCCAAGTCCGACAAACGCCGGAACGAAATACACACCGTGCGTGTCGTTAACCGAAGTCGCCAGGCTTTCAGTGTCGGCGGCATTCGCGATAATTCCCAATCCATCGCGCAGCCATTGCACGGCGGCTCCGGCAACAAAGACCGAACCTTCCAGCGCGTATTGCGTTTCCTTCCCCGTTCGCCAGGCAATGGTGGTCAACAAACCATTTTTCGACGCGTTGGCGCTGCTGCCTGTGTTCATCAACAAAAAGCAGCCGGTTCCATACGTATTTTTCATCATGCCGGGTTTGAAACAGGCTTGGCCGAACAGCGCCGCTTGCTGGTCTCCGGCAATTCCGGCAATCGGAATCGGCCCGCCGAGCAGGTCGGGATCGGTTTCGGCGTACACTTCGGAAGACGATTTCACTTCGGGCAGCAGGCTGGCCGAGATGCCCAACTTTTTCAGAATTTCATTGTCCCATTGCTGTTTGCGAATGTTGTAAAGCAAGGTGCGCGAAGCGTTCGAAACATCGGTGACGTGCGTTTTGCCGCCGCTCAGCCGATGAATCAACCAGGTGTCCACAGTGCCAAATGCCAGTTCTCCAGCGGCAGCTTTTTTACGTGCGCCTTTGACGTTGTCCAACAGCCAAGCGACTTTCGTTCCGGAAAAGTATGCGTCCGTCACCAACCCGGTTTTGTTGCGAATGACGCGATCAAACTTTTCCTTTTTCAGTTTTTCGCACATCGGCGCAGTGCGGCGGCATTGCCAGACGATGGCGTTGTAAATCGCCGCGTTCGCCGCTCGATCCCAGACAACCGTCGTTTCGCGCTGGTTGGTGATGCCGATGGCGGCAACGTCCGCGGCTTTGACGTTCGTTTTCGACAGAGCTTCGCGAGCGCAATACAACTGCGAATTCCAAATGTCTTCCGGGTTGTGTTCGACCCATCCGGCTTGCGGAAAGATTTGTGGAAATTCCTGCTGCGCGACGCTGACAAGGCGTCCGGCGCGATCAAACAAAATGGCGCGCGAAGACGTCGTGCCTTGATCCAGAGCTAAAACGTAGTTGGGCATAGTTTGCTGTCACCTCTGACAAATGGATTTGAACTGCTTGGTTGACGTGATTTTTGGTTTTGCCTGTTTGCCATGCTACTTTTCCCGTAAGTTCGAGTTTTGTCAACGAATGCAACCCAAGTTTAGGCAGGTTCAAGTTTCAACATGTATTTTGAAATTTTCGCCATCTTCATTTTGCTGTTGGCCAACGGAGTTTTTGCCATGTCCGAAATGGCCATCGTCTCTGCGCGCAAAGCCCGATTGAAACAGCGCGCCGATCAGGGCGACAAAAACGCCGTTGCCGCATTGGCGTTGGCCGATGCGCCGGGGCCATTTCTGTCCACCGTGCAGGTCGGCATTACGCTGGTGGGAATTCTGGCCGGAGCCTTCGGCGGTTCGCGCATCGCCGAACGCATTGCGCCCAGCCTGAGCGACCTCTCTTACATCGGGAAATACAGCGAGGAAATTGCCTTTGCCGGGGTCGTCATCATCATCACGTATTTTTCGCTGGTGATTGGCGAATTGATTCCGAAACGGCTGGCGCTGCGTAGCGCGGAAAGCATTGCGCTGTCAGTCGCCTCGCCAATGGGAAAACTCTCCCGGTTCGTTTCGCCGGTGGTCAATCTGCTGGACCGTTCGACCGACGGAT
It includes:
- a CDS encoding tetratricopeptide repeat protein, which translates into the protein TGVVMGTPAYMSPEQARGARIDHRSDIFSFGAVLYEMATGRLPFQGKSKPEMMNAVINQPHTPVRELNRDIPPELAAVIDRALSKEADERYQSIEEMVGALRCVAPQNGIQGQSLNSSEALSETTAPYALPRQTSAVLSKYRSAAWSTALAVGMTLVVLAFAIYFLRSRPAATLSKIKTLAVLPFKPLVADDRNESLEMGMADTLIAKLSNIKEINVRPVSAVRKYAGLEQDAVAAGREQKVDVVIDGQIQKSGDKIRVTVRLVRVVDGAQIWATQFDEKMTDIFRVQDSISERVAGALAVNLSGEEKEQVSKRYTSNTEAYQLYLTGRYHLNRLTDDGIRKSLDYFQQAVEKDPSFAMAYAGVADSYNALAGFNVLPPKDVYPKARLAADTALKLDDLLAQAHTSLAMIKLAYDWDWPGAEREFKRALEISPSDSEAHYQYGYYLAFMGRFDEAIVEIRRAQELDPISLVKITGVGQALFMARRYDEAIEQCRTALEMDPNLGFAYWLLGLAYMQKGMYEPAIVALQKSIPLSGDSPDEPASLACAYALSGKTGEARKILEKLEQQARRKYIASSGLAEIYGALGEKDRAFALLDQAYDERDNMMVLLKVEPTFDPLRSDPRFATLLRRVGFPQ
- the glpK gene encoding glycerol kinase GlpK; the protein is MPNYVLALDQGTTSSRAILFDRAGRLVSVAQQEFPQIFPQAGWVEHNPEDIWNSQLYCAREALSKTNVKAADVAAIGITNQRETTVVWDRAANAAIYNAIVWQCRRTAPMCEKLKKEKFDRVIRNKTGLVTDAYFSGTKVAWLLDNVKGARKKAAAGELAFGTVDTWLIHRLSGGKTHVTDVSNASRTLLYNIRKQQWDNEILKKLGISASLLPEVKSSSEVYAETDPDLLGGPIPIAGIAGDQQAALFGQACFKPGMMKNTYGTGCFLLMNTGSSANASKNGLLTTIAWRTGKETQYALEGSVFVAGAAVQWLRDGLGIIANAADTESLATSVNDTHGVYFVPAFVGLGAPYWDQNARGAIVGLTRGATRAHIARAALEAMAYQTRDVVECMQKDSGIKAKELRVDGGATRNDFLCQFQADILGIPVVRPVITETTALGAAYLAGLAVGFWKSEKEIAGQWQVEKRFEPQMKKSERERFYEGWQAAVARVRTGK